The following proteins are encoded in a genomic region of Arachis ipaensis cultivar K30076 chromosome B02, Araip1.1, whole genome shotgun sequence:
- the LOC107628520 gene encoding uncharacterized protein LOC107628520 yields MSSIITYLLLLIFLFISLHACNARHLSTLDKKKMEKKPHFSFKISSGDDEKKVLGSNPKQVNEEGGNDNKKVKTNRLVSSDHRRRSTKNQRVLKTKGKGAIKTTNSLVSSSSISWRVPHKKPSEKNPGFNLDYSPPKTHPPSHN; encoded by the exons ATGTCATCTATAATCACATATCTCcttcttcttatctttctttttatttccttGCATGCATGTAATGCTCGCCATCTTAGCACTCTtgataagaagaagatggagaagaAACCTCACttctccttcaag ATTAGTAGTGGTGATGATGAGAAAAAAGTATTGGGTTCCAATCCAAAGCAAGTTAATGAAGAAGGTGGTAATGACAACAAGAAGGTGAAGACAAATCGGTTGGTTTCTTCTGATCACcgaagaagaagcactaaaaaCCAAAGGGTGCTCAAAACAAAGGGAAAAGGTGCCATTAAAACTACTAATTCTCTtgtatcatcatcatcaatttcATGGCGTGTTCCTCACAAGAAACCTAGTGAGAAAAATCCAGGGTTTAACTTGGACTATTCACCACCCAAGACACATCCTCCTTCTCACaactaa